TCTGATTTTGCCGGCAGTCAATTCTGGTACACCCTGCTCAAAATCCCCGATCTTAATTTTGGTAATTTTATTTTTCTTAAGCTTTTCTTTTAAAACCTGATTCACAGGCAATTCGACAATACACAAATAATTGTTGTCTGAGGTTGGGGCAGTCATTGCCGTACCTTTTTCGATTGCTAAAATGCTGGCGTCCCCGAACCTTAAATAGATTTTTTTCGGGGCGTTTTCCGAATATTTCGAGGTGAATGACAGCGAAATTCTATCCGAAATATTTCGGCCATCAATATCTCTGGAAAGGATGGCATTGACCTTTGCGGAGAAATAAGGTGACATGTAATTTATTGATCCTGTAGATTTATCTACCTTTTTCTGTATTTCCTTACATGGGTCCTTTTGAGCTGCTGCAAACAAAGGGATAGTCAATAATAAAAGCAGTATATTTTTCATTTTCTTTATTTAGAATGGCTTTTTAATAAAGGTAGGTTTACTTTTCCAATTCCCCGATTAATGTTATTACTTTGTAGCAAGCTATCTCTACAAATGAATAAAACTACACCTGCCATCAAACAAGATATAAAAGTTAGTGTTGATGCCATTGTTTTTGGATACAATCAGGAGAATGGGATCTCCGTACTGCTGATCAAAAGAAAGATTGACCCTTTTGCAGATCAATGGGCATTGCCGGGAGGATTTGTACACAATGAGGAGAGCCTGGAAGAGGCTGTAGCACGGGAGCTCAAGGAGGAAGCAGGAGTTTCTATCAATTATCTGGAACAGCTCTTCACCTTTGGTAAACCAGACCGTGATCCACGAACCCGCATTATCTCAGTAGCTTACTTCGGGCTCGTTAAATCTGCTGATTTCAGCTTATTTGCATCTACCGATGCTTCGGAGGCTGCCTGGTTTAACATTTATGAGCTGCCTCCATTGGCTTTTGACCATCAGGAGATTGTTGGGAAAGCCATCGCCCGTTTAAGGGCAAAGATTACTTATGAACCGATCGGTTTTGAGCTGCTTGATGCCCGATTTGTTTTTTCCGATCTGGAGCAATTGTACATGAAATTATTAGGTCATAACATTGACAGAAGGAACTTCAAACGCAAAGTAATGTCTTTAGGTCTGGTTATTGAGCTGGACGAAAAGGCTCCATCAATAGGGGCCGGGCGACCGGGGAATTTATATTCCTTCGATTACGAAAAATATAAACAGTTAAAAGTTAACGGTTTTGATCTTAATAAACTCCTTTAGTATCAGTTGATTGTGAGTTTTTTGATTAATTTGCGTAAAATAAACGCAAATTAATTTGTATAAGAAAAAATAAAGCCTTTAATTTGTGTCATTGTAACGCAAATAGATATGAAAGTACTAAATTTATCAACCGGATTCAAGCCCTTCAACTCTTCTCTTGAAGAGATAGAAAGCAAAAGCTTTTTATTCAGCGGAGGCGAGGTACACATCAAATTACAAGATCGTGCTGACGAAGTATTGGTCTCAGCCAGATTGAACGATTCTAACGACGTGATGAAATTGTTACTGGCAGTAGATGCGCTTCGCAGGAATGGAAGTAAAACTATTACTGCATTTATTCCTTACCTTCCTTATGCCCGCCAGGACAGAGTGATGGTAGGGGGAGAGCCTCTTTCCATTAAGGTGATGTGCAACCTGATCAACAGTTGCAACTTTGAAAAAGTGTACGTATTTGATGTGCATTCTGAAGTGTCCCTTGCCTTGCTCGATAACTGTGAACTGATCAGCAATTACAGTTTGGCAAAACAAGTATTGAGCAATCACAGCGATTACCTTCTGGTTTCGCCGGATGCTGGTGCACTTAAAAAAATCTACAAACTAGCCGAAGCCTTAAGCTATACCAATGATATTGTATTGTGTAATAAAGTCAGAGATGTGAGCAATGGAAAGATTAAACAAATCACTGTTGATCAGGATGATCTGGGCGGGAAAGATTGTTTTATCATTGACGATATCTGTGATGGCGGTGCCACTTTCGTAGGTGTGGCCAAAGAGCTTAAAAAGCGCAATGCCGGTAAAGTAAGCCTGATCGTTTCTCATGGTATCATGTCTCATGGAGAAACAGAACTCATAGATTGGATTGATCACATCTATACCACAGACTCTATTAAAAATGACAGTTCAGCACTAATCAGTAGAATTCCACTGGCCGACCTGATCGAATTGTAATTACCTTTTAAATTTAAAAACACAACCATGAAAAATATCCTTCTTCAAACCGACGTTTATAAAATGGGCCACATGGAACAATACGCTCCAGGTTGCAATAAAGTATATTCTTACCTCACCGCCCGTAGCGACAAGAATTTCGATGAAACTGTTTTCTTTGGACTACAATATTATATCAAACAATATTTATCTGAACCCATTACTCCGGAAATGGGTGAGGAGTTCCTGACGTACCGCAAACTGATCCTGGGCAGTAATTCTCCTGAGATTGAAAGTAAAATAAGAGCACTTTGTGAACTGGGCTACCTGCCAATAGAAATTAAAGCAGTAGAAGAAGGGACGATCATGCCGGTAAGAAACGTCCTGATGACGATCACTAATACCCATCCTGATTTCTACTGGGTGGTTGGATTTATGGAGAGCTTGTTACTCAAATTATGGTACACCATAACCGTTGCCACCTGCAGTCATCAGTATCGCAAAATTGTAACCCGTTATTTCAGTGAAACCGACGAAATTGAGATGGAAGCGGCCAAAGCCTTTCAGGTCCATGATTTCGGCTATCGCGGAGATGCTTCAGAAGAAGGTGCTGCTATTAGCGGGGTAGCGCATTTATTGTCTTTCCTTGGCAGTGATAATGTACCCGCTTTACCTTGTGCGGTAGAATACTACAATGCAGATATTCAAGGTGCTCCGATCCTGCTATCCGTGCCAGCAAGTGAGCATAGCGTGATGTGTTCTTTTGGAAGGGAAGATGAGATTGGCGCTTTCCGTCATATGCTGGAATTGTATCCTACAGGTATTGTATCTATTGTTTCTGATACCTTCGATGTATATAAAGTTCTTACGGAATTTGCTGAAATATTAAAAGACGATATTCTGAAAAGAGATGGAAAAGTAGTCTTCAGGCCAGACAGCGGAAATCCGGAGTACATCATTTGCGGAAATCCTGATGCGGAAGAAGGCAGCAATGAATGGAAAGGAGCGATTCGACTATTAGACGAGAAATTCGGTTCTACATTGAACAGTAAAGGATATAAAATATTAAACCCTAAAGTAGGCCTGATCTATGGTGATGGTATGTATATCGAAAGATACCTGAGGACCCTGGAACGCTTGAAAAATATGGGTTACGCAGCCAGTAACTTAGTGATTGGGGTAGGTGGTATCCTGAGAAACCATAGTCGTGATACCCTGGGGTTTGCCATTAAAGCGACTTATGTGGAAGTAAACGGTGAACCTAGAGAAATCGAAAAAGATCCGATCACTGATCACAAAAAGAAATCATTGAAAGGAATGCTTTGCCTTACAAAAGATGGAGATAACTATCTGACTAAAGACCAATGTACACCTGTTGAAGAAGCGGAATCTTTGCTTCAGGTAGTTTATCGTGATGGAAAACTGATTAAAGAGACCAGTCTCGAAGAAATCAGAATGCGGATTAAAGAACAGGAACAAGTAGCTGTTGCCCAACTTTAAGATCCATATCATATAGCTGACTAAATTCGGAGCCATTTATCATCAAATGCTCCGAATTTGTTTTTTATACCCTTTATCTTTTATTGTTTTTTCAAACCATGCAATAATGGTCTGATTATTGCCGTTAAAAATATTAAAGAAAATGATGCTATCATCTTGTCAACTAGTAGTTTAATGTTGGTGTTTTGATAACAATTGTTTAATCTTTAATACATATTATCTTATTGGAATATTCTGCTGTGATCTAAACGATACGCTTGAATTATGAAAAAAACAACCAAAATAAACTTGGGTAGCAAGTCAATTTTGAACACTGGCCTCTATGGGCTTTTGTTTTCTTTTGGACTCGCCTGTTCGCCCTCCCCGCCACCAAAAGCTGTTGATGAGGCTAAAACAACCGAAAAGGTTAAACCTCTTAACGATCACCTGATCGCTTATATCGACAGTGCTTCCAGACGCATGAATGATTCCGGCTTTGACTCTTTGCAGTTTGTCGCCTTAACAGACAGCTTTATGCATTATTTTCCGATCAGTGTTTACAAACCAGGTCAGAAAATGAATGACAGTACCGTACTGGTCATGATGCATAAAAGCAATGGTCCACTTG
This region of Pedobacter steynii genomic DNA includes:
- a CDS encoding NUDIX hydrolase, coding for MNKTTPAIKQDIKVSVDAIVFGYNQENGISVLLIKRKIDPFADQWALPGGFVHNEESLEEAVARELKEEAGVSINYLEQLFTFGKPDRDPRTRIISVAYFGLVKSADFSLFASTDASEAAWFNIYELPPLAFDHQEIVGKAIARLRAKITYEPIGFELLDARFVFSDLEQLYMKLLGHNIDRRNFKRKVMSLGLVIELDEKAPSIGAGRPGNLYSFDYEKYKQLKVNGFDLNKLL
- a CDS encoding nicotinate phosphoribosyltransferase gives rise to the protein MKNILLQTDVYKMGHMEQYAPGCNKVYSYLTARSDKNFDETVFFGLQYYIKQYLSEPITPEMGEEFLTYRKLILGSNSPEIESKIRALCELGYLPIEIKAVEEGTIMPVRNVLMTITNTHPDFYWVVGFMESLLLKLWYTITVATCSHQYRKIVTRYFSETDEIEMEAAKAFQVHDFGYRGDASEEGAAISGVAHLLSFLGSDNVPALPCAVEYYNADIQGAPILLSVPASEHSVMCSFGREDEIGAFRHMLELYPTGIVSIVSDTFDVYKVLTEFAEILKDDILKRDGKVVFRPDSGNPEYIICGNPDAEEGSNEWKGAIRLLDEKFGSTLNSKGYKILNPKVGLIYGDGMYIERYLRTLERLKNMGYAASNLVIGVGGILRNHSRDTLGFAIKATYVEVNGEPREIEKDPITDHKKKSLKGMLCLTKDGDNYLTKDQCTPVEEAESLLQVVYRDGKLIKETSLEEIRMRIKEQEQVAVAQL
- the prs gene encoding ribose-phosphate diphosphokinase is translated as MKVLNLSTGFKPFNSSLEEIESKSFLFSGGEVHIKLQDRADEVLVSARLNDSNDVMKLLLAVDALRRNGSKTITAFIPYLPYARQDRVMVGGEPLSIKVMCNLINSCNFEKVYVFDVHSEVSLALLDNCELISNYSLAKQVLSNHSDYLLVSPDAGALKKIYKLAEALSYTNDIVLCNKVRDVSNGKIKQITVDQDDLGGKDCFIIDDICDGGATFVGVAKELKKRNAGKVSLIVSHGIMSHGETELIDWIDHIYTTDSIKNDSSALISRIPLADLIEL